The nucleotide sequence GTCAGAACCCGGTCCTTTTTTCCAGCACTATTGCAGAGAATATCAGCCTTGCGGCCCCGGATGCCTCCCCAAAGGAGATTGAGGCGGTTGCCGAGTTAGCGGGTCTGCATGCAGAGATCCTTGCTATGGAAAGAGGATATCAGACCAGGATCGGCGAGCGAGGCCTGCGTCTTTCCGGGGGCCAGAAGCAGCGCCTGGCCATTGCCCGGGCCCTGCTGGCCGACCGACCGGTCCTGATCATAGATGATGCCCTCTCGGCCCTGGACGTGGAGACCGAACAGCAGGTCTTTGCTGGTATTCGGGCCCGTGCTGCGGGCAAGATCGTCCTTATTGTCTCGCATCGTTTGAAATTATTATCCGGCACGGATCAGGTCCTCCTGCTTGATCAGGGTCGGGTAGTGGCCCTTGATCGCCATGAACAGCTGTTACAGCAGCATGATGCGTTTTACCAAGCTATGGCGCAGAAGCAACAGAGGAGGGCCAGCTGATGCGCAACTTTGGCTATTTCGAAGAGGGCAGTGTGGGTAAGGTCTCTGATCTTCGGATCTGGCAACGGATTCTCGGCTATTGCCGTCCTTATAAGGCGGGTATTTTGGGGAGCATTATTTTATCGCTTCTCATTACCTTTTCTACCCTGGCCCTGCCACGCCTGATGCAGTTGGGCATTGACAGGTATATCGCTGTGACCGGTCAGGAAGCAGCTCTCCGCATTGCCGGGCTCACTCGACTCTCCCTCATGTACGGGGGGGCCGTGCTCCTTGCCTTTGGCGCTGGTTTTCTCCAGGTGGTGTTGCTGGAGTACATCGGTCAGGCGATTATGCATCGTCTGCGTAATAATCTGTACCAGCATCTCCTTGGGCTTGATCTGGCCTTTTTTCATCGCCACCCTGTGGGGCGGCTGGTCACCAGGCTGACGAATGATATCCAGAATATGCACGAGATGTTCACCTCGGTGATGGTGACCCTTTTTAATGATATCCTTAAGCTCGTGGGGATTTTGGTGGTCTTGGCGCTCATTAATCTCCGCCTTGCTGCTGTGATGGGACTTTTTTTGCCCCTTGCCCTGGTCGTGACCCTGCTCTTTTCCCGCCTTGCCCGAGAGCAATTTCGGGCCGTGCGCAGTCAGCTGGCTGTGGTGAATTCCTTTCTCCAGGAAAATATCTCTGCGGTGAACCTGATCCAGCTCTACGGAAGGGAGGGCGCGAGCAGGAAGCGCTTTAACCTGCTGAACCATGAGTTCATGCAGCGAACCCTGGCCCAGGTGCGTCTCTTTGCTTTTTTTATGCCCCTGAGCGAGTTTCTCTCCACTCTGGCCATGGTGGTCATCCTCTGGTACGGCGGCAGCGAGGTCCTGCACCGTCAGTTGACCATCGGGGAACTGGTGGCCTTTTTTTCCTATATGCGCCTCTTCTTTCAGCCCATGCGTGAGCTTTCCCAGAAATATTCCATTGTCCAGTCGGCCCTGGCCTCGGCAGAACGGATTTTTCAGCTGCTTGATACGGGAGGAAATATTCATTCTCCTAAGGAGCCTGTCTGTATTGATGACATCAAAGGGGAAATTCGTTTTGAGGGCGTTGGTTTTTCTTATCAGGATGATGGGGCAGGGGAAAGAAATGGGGAAGAAGGAGAGCTGGCTGAACAGGATGTGCTTCGGGATATTGATCTGCATATCAGGGCCGGAGAAACCCTGGCCCTGGTCGGCGCCACCGGGGCAGGCAAGTCCACCCTGATCAGTCTCTTGGTCCGCTTTTACGATCCCAGTCAGGGACGGATCCTCCTTGATGGTCATGACCTGCGCAGCTTTGCTGTTTGCGATCTGCGCCGAAAGGTCGGGCTGGTGCTGCAGGAGGTCTTGATAGAGCCGGATACTGTATTGGCGAACATCAGCCTGGAAACCGGCCTGGAGCGGATTGATGTTGAGTCAATATTGGCTTTAACCGGCCTGAGTGCTTTTGTTCTGGGTTTGCCCCAGGGACTGGATACCCGCATCGGGGAGGGCGGGCTTGATCTCTCTGCTGGGGAAAAACAGCTGCTGGCCTTTGCCCGTATCTTATGCCGCAAGCCAGCTGTGCTTATCCTGGATGAGGCTACTTCCTCGGTGGATACTGAGGTGGAAAATCTGTTGGAGCAGGCTATCGAGAAAAATTTTGCCGGGCATACCTCTATTATCATTGCTCACCGCCTTTCCACGGTGCGGCGGGCAGATCGAATTGTGGTCATGGATCAGGGAAGGATTGTGGAGCAGGGGACACATGAGGAGCTGATGGCTCAGCAGGGGGGGTATGCGAATCTGATAGCCCTTGATTTACAGGGGGATAGGGGAGAGTGATTTGGTGTGGAAATCCCGGTAACCGGGAATGAGGCATACAGCATGCCCGACTTTACTGGTTCGGCGGTGAGCAGCTTGAGCATCACGGTAAATGAGTACGACGCCCTCTGGGAGATGATCCGCAATGACTATAACGGCAGGCTGGTGGATATTCTGGATGTGGCGATGTAGTATCTCAGCGGGCAATCACCTTGTCATCAAGTAGAAAGCAGATAGCCCTGCCCTGAGGGGCGGGTATTAATAACTAAGGTTCCGATGAGACGCCGCAAGTAGCGGGGTGTCAGACCCGGAGTTTAGCAAAAAAAGGTTGGTATGAAGAAGAGAACACATGTGCTGTCTATAATCTTGTGCCTTGGTGTCCTTCCCATAGCTTACGGGACAGGGCAAGCAGGATTTTATGTCATTCCCGTAGTTCGTGATTCTGCACCTGCAACCACATGTGCAAACGATGGTTATGAGGTGCTGTCAGACACAGGGCGATGTTGGATGGCCTTTAATTTGGGGGCAACACAGGTTGCTACAGCAATAGACGATGAAGCTGCATATGGAGATCTTTATCAGTGGGGACGCCCTGCGGATGGGCACCAACGGCGTGATAATCCGACGACAACAACTACGGACTTATCGACAACAGACGCTCCGGGCTATAGAGATTTTATTACAGTAACGTCAGGGCCCTATTATGATTGGCGGTCACCAAGAAACGATTTTCTTTGGCAGGGCTTGAGCGGTATCAACAATCCTTGTCCCCAAGGGTTTCGGCTTCCCACCGATGCAGAGTGGCAGGCAGAGCTTGGCGAATATGGCACTAGTGCAGCAGCACTGTTCAACTCGCCCTTGAAACTTGTTGCAGCAGGTTCTCGCGGCAACGCCGCCGGTATACTCTACAACGCAGGCAGTGACGGCAACTACTGGAGCAGTACGATCAACGGTGGTCACGCTGGTTTCTTGGACTTCGTGAGTGGTGGCAGCGACGCTTACCAGGGCTTCACCGTCCGTGCCTACGGCTTCTCTGTCCGTTGCATTAAGGATTAACCCGGTTTCTTTTACCATGCCCTCTGCTATATTCAGAGGGCAGTCTCTACTTTTCCTTCAGCGCCGCAATCACCTGCTGCATCTCCCAAGCCCCGGTCAGCTGGAGGAATATCTCTTCCAGGTCAATATCCTGCTCCTCCTTGCCCGCCTTTTTCCGAAGCTCCTCCATTGTCCCTATGATATGCAGGGTGCCATTGGTGATGATGGCGATGCGATGACAGAGCTCCTCTGCGATCTCCAGGGAGTGGGTGGAAAGGAAGATTGTGCGTCCTTCCTCTGCCTTCTGCTTGAAGAGCTCCTTGACGATGCGGGCGGATTTGGGATCCAGGCCAACCATGGGCTCGTCAATGATCAGGAGGGGCTGGTCAAGCATGAACACCGAGGTCATGATCAGCTTCTGGCGCATCCCGTGTGAGTAGCTCTCAATGAGATGATCCTGCCATGGGCTGAGATCAAACATCTCAAGGTATTTCGGGGTTGCAGCGTTAAAGCGCTCTTCGGGGAGCTTATAGAGACTGGCCACAAACTTGAGATATTCCCCGCCAGTGAGCTTTTCAAAGAGCCAGGGCCGATCCGGGACATAGCCGGTATCCTGCTTGCAGACAAGGGGGTGCTCGGCTAAGGAATTGCCATTGATAGTGACTGTGCCGCTATCCGGTTGCAGCAGACCTGCCAGGATCTTAATGGTGGTGGTCTTGCCAGCCCCGTTCGGTCCCAGAAAGCCGAAGATCTCGCCAGTCTTGGCTTCAAGGCTGATTCCGTTGACCGCTGTGAAATCAGCAAAGGTCTTGCGCAGGTTGTTTATCTCAAGAATGGTTTGCATGGGTTCAATCTTATTTAGAAAGAGAAGACGGATCTACTACGACATGCTTAATAAGTAGACTACTGCATTTCACAGCCTTATGAAAAGGAAAATAAGGACTCTCTGTTTTCATTGCCGAGAGGACAGGTTGTTTAGCAGGGGGGATGGTGACAGGAAGAAGAGAGAGGAGGTGGGATTCTGAAATATTAAGGTAAGACAAGCAGAGCCGACTACTCTTTTTCCTCTTGAGCATAGGCCTGAATGATCTTCTGCACCAGAGGATGACGGACCACGTCGCTGTGGTCAAATTGGCTGAAGCCAATGCCGTCAATCCCGTGAAGAAGTTTGCTTGCCTCAGACAGACCCGAGGCCTGCTTGCCAGGCAGGTCAACCTGGGTGATGTCCCCGGTGATGACCGCCTTGGCATCAAAGCCGATGCGGGTCAGGAACATCTTCATCTGTTCGCTGGTGGTATTTTGTGCCTCGTCAAGGATGACAAAACCGTTATTCAGGGTCCTGCCGCGCATAAAGGCCAGTGGAGCAATCTCAATCACTCCCCGCTCGATGAGATCCGCAACCTTTTCGCTGCCCATCATATCGTTCAAGGCATCGGTTAAGGGGCGAAGATACGGGTCAACCTTCTGGGCCATATCACCTGGCAGAAAACCGAGTTTTTCACCTGCCTCAACAGCAGGGCGGGTGAGGATAATGCGCTGGACCAGTTCCGAGGCCAGGGCAGAGACCGCCATTGCCACTGCCAGATAGGTCTTGCCGGTTCCCGCAGGCCCGATGCCAAAAACAATATCGTTCTTGCGGATCGCCTCGATATAGTTTTTTTGGTGAACGCTTTTGGGAGAAATAACCCTTTTCTGGGCCGTGATACAGACCTTGTCGAGAAAGATCTCTGCCAAAGAGGCTGTTGGCGATGATTCCAGGATTTTGATACCAAAGACGATGTCCTGGCTAAAGACAGGATAGCCTTTACGTACAAGATCATAGAGCTGAGTGAGCAGGGAAGCCGCCAGATCCACAGCATGGCCCTTGCCTGTGATGTTCAGGGTGTTGCCCCGATCATAGATATGGACCCCGACCGCCTGTTCAACGGTATTCAGGTTATGATTATGGACGCCGAACAGAACCTGAGCAACAGCAAAGTCGTCAAAGTCCAGGTTCTGTTCGCTCTCGCCGGTGAGTTTTTGAGAAGTACGCAAAGTTTGATGGGCTTATTCTACTACTTCTTTGGGGCCAGTTCCTGATCAATCATCTCTTGGAGAACATTGGCTCCCCGGCCTTTGACCTGACGCCCATTGATAAACAGGGTGGGAGTCCCGCTGACGCCAGCCTTTCCGGCATCAATCATATCTTTTTTCAGCTTAGCCTGGATGGTCGGGTTGGCCAGATCTTTGTTGAATTTTTCTATATCCAGGCCCACATCCTTGGCAGCCTTCTCGATATTTTCTTTACTCAGCTTTTTCGCCGTAGCAAAAAGCGCATCATGCATCTGCCAGAATTTTCCCTGCTCATGGGCAGCGATAGCAGCCAGGGCAGCAGGCCGGGCCTGTTTATGCATCTGGAGCGGAAGATGTTTAAAAACGATTTTTACCTTATCCGGATTTTTTTTCAGGACCTCATCCAGGAGTGGCTGAATCTTGCTACAGAACGGACATTGGAAATCAGAGAAGACAACCAAGGTGACCGGTGCGTCCTCTTTGCCGAGAAACGGGGAGCCCGTGGTATCAATATCCTGGGCAAAGGAGATGTCCAGGGCGGTATAGTTCTTCTTACTGTCTACCAGGAAGAGCATCTCACCACGCGGGGCAATGTCAATGCCAATAGTTTCCTGGGCAACCGGAACTGTCCCCTGCTCAACACCGTCAGTCGCAGAATAGATATGGACCTTACTGTCATCACCGAGAACAAAGACCAGCTTATTATCCAGAGACTGGGCAAAGTCAACCGGCTTGACGTTCATTTGCCAACTGGCTAGGGGGGAAGTAATTAGGGTGGCACTGGACTTTGCAGGCGCATCTTCAGCCAATACCTGGCTTGATGATAAGAGCAGCAGAGTGCATAAGGTTAACGTCTTTTTCATCTTTTCTCCTTTATGTTGGGTTGTTCAAGCAATCAGGATCAGTGCATTCAGTCGTTTATTGCCTTTATTCTCCCTCTTTCTTGAACGAGAATAAAGGCAATAACCGACTGATCGCTGCCGCCCGCAAGGTATTCAACAGCTGCGCAGGCTTCCGTCTGCGTTCAGTCGATAAGATGATTTTTCAACTTACCGCATCTGTTGGACAGTCATTGGGGGTAAATATACTCCCCGGTAACATATTATGCAAGAAAGGCACTTGCTTTTTCAGATGTTTTTCGTCATTTAATCAACGCTAGGAGAGCAGAGGATTTTTCCTGCTGGTAGCGAAGTGCTTATAAAATGCTTGTAACATCATCAATGGCTCCTCCATACTTACGTAACCGTAACCGTAACCGTAACCGTCATGGGAGAGCCTTGCCGCTTACCGTAATGGGAGTTGGATGGATTTGTAGGTTGCGTTTCGGTCAATAAGGCAGAGGGTTCTTTTTCGGGAAGGAATGGTAATGGCAAGTGTGCCTGGGGCAACCGGCAATACTTTTTTTCTTTC is from Candidatus Electrothrix sp. GW3-4 and encodes:
- a CDS encoding ABC transporter ATP-binding protein, with the protein product MRNFGYFEEGSVGKVSDLRIWQRILGYCRPYKAGILGSIILSLLITFSTLALPRLMQLGIDRYIAVTGQEAALRIAGLTRLSLMYGGAVLLAFGAGFLQVVLLEYIGQAIMHRLRNNLYQHLLGLDLAFFHRHPVGRLVTRLTNDIQNMHEMFTSVMVTLFNDILKLVGILVVLALINLRLAAVMGLFLPLALVVTLLFSRLAREQFRAVRSQLAVVNSFLQENISAVNLIQLYGREGASRKRFNLLNHEFMQRTLAQVRLFAFFMPLSEFLSTLAMVVILWYGGSEVLHRQLTIGELVAFFSYMRLFFQPMRELSQKYSIVQSALASAERIFQLLDTGGNIHSPKEPVCIDDIKGEIRFEGVGFSYQDDGAGERNGEEGELAEQDVLRDIDLHIRAGETLALVGATGAGKSTLISLLVRFYDPSQGRILLDGHDLRSFAVCDLRRKVGLVLQEVLIEPDTVLANISLETGLERIDVESILALTGLSAFVLGLPQGLDTRIGEGGLDLSAGEKQLLAFARILCRKPAVLILDEATSSVDTEVENLLEQAIEKNFAGHTSIIIAHRLSTVRRADRIVVMDQGRIVEQGTHEELMAQQGGYANLIALDLQGDRGE
- a CDS encoding FISUMP domain-containing protein, with the translated sequence MKKRTHVLSIILCLGVLPIAYGTGQAGFYVIPVVRDSAPATTCANDGYEVLSDTGRCWMAFNLGATQVATAIDDEAAYGDLYQWGRPADGHQRRDNPTTTTTDLSTTDAPGYRDFITVTSGPYYDWRSPRNDFLWQGLSGINNPCPQGFRLPTDAEWQAELGEYGTSAAALFNSPLKLVAAGSRGNAAGILYNAGSDGNYWSSTINGGHAGFLDFVSGGSDAYQGFTVRAYGFSVRCIKD
- a CDS encoding ABC transporter ATP-binding protein, with product MQTILEINNLRKTFADFTAVNGISLEAKTGEIFGFLGPNGAGKTTTIKILAGLLQPDSGTVTINGNSLAEHPLVCKQDTGYVPDRPWLFEKLTGGEYLKFVASLYKLPEERFNAATPKYLEMFDLSPWQDHLIESYSHGMRQKLIMTSVFMLDQPLLIIDEPMVGLDPKSARIVKELFKQKAEEGRTIFLSTHSLEIAEELCHRIAIITNGTLHIIGTMEELRKKAGKEEQDIDLEEIFLQLTGAWEMQQVIAALKEK
- a CDS encoding PhoH family protein encodes the protein MRTSQKLTGESEQNLDFDDFAVAQVLFGVHNHNLNTVEQAVGVHIYDRGNTLNITGKGHAVDLAASLLTQLYDLVRKGYPVFSQDIVFGIKILESSPTASLAEIFLDKVCITAQKRVISPKSVHQKNYIEAIRKNDIVFGIGPAGTGKTYLAVAMAVSALASELVQRIILTRPAVEAGEKLGFLPGDMAQKVDPYLRPLTDALNDMMGSEKVADLIERGVIEIAPLAFMRGRTLNNGFVILDEAQNTTSEQMKMFLTRIGFDAKAVITGDITQVDLPGKQASGLSEASKLLHGIDGIGFSQFDHSDVVRHPLVQKIIQAYAQEEKE
- a CDS encoding thioredoxin domain-containing protein → MKKTLTLCTLLLLSSSQVLAEDAPAKSSATLITSPLASWQMNVKPVDFAQSLDNKLVFVLGDDSKVHIYSATDGVEQGTVPVAQETIGIDIAPRGEMLFLVDSKKNYTALDISFAQDIDTTGSPFLGKEDAPVTLVVFSDFQCPFCSKIQPLLDEVLKKNPDKVKIVFKHLPLQMHKQARPAALAAIAAHEQGKFWQMHDALFATAKKLSKENIEKAAKDVGLDIEKFNKDLANPTIQAKLKKDMIDAGKAGVSGTPTLFINGRQVKGRGANVLQEMIDQELAPKK